One Thermococcus eurythermalis DNA segment encodes these proteins:
- a CDS encoding DEAD/DEAH box helicase gives MPYLRRDLIEPRVYQEVIYARCKERNCLVVLPTGLGKTLIAMLIADYRLSKYGGKVLFLAPTKPLAMQHAESFRRLFNLPPEKINVLTGELSPEKRAELWKKSMVITATPQTVENDILTGRISIEDVVLLVVDEAHRAVGNYAYVFIAKEYLKTAKHPLVLGLTASPGSDEEKIREIVENLGVEHIEVRTESSPDVKPYVQKISFEWVKVELPEIYKEVRKILREMLKDSLKPLADAGIVSSASSDISKREVLMAGSKINQAMAKGDYSIGYLKKHQAKAMKLHHAIELLETQGLTALRNYLKKLRGDRSKSGKELMEDPRMRKVIYLLVQAKELGLDHPKMEKLKELVRKQLEKKPNSKIIVFTNYRDTGKKIVEELRALGISAERFIGQASRGEDRGMSQREQKEILEGFSRGEFNVLVATSVGEEGLDVPEVDLVVFYEPVPSAIRSIQRRGRTGRHRPGKVVILMAKGTRDEAYYWSSRRKERGMFDAIKRIAGELEKAHKSDDKIRETAGESAEMPSKGKITPLDAFLKVGKAKKDEHETGPEETTKKTYEQTSAEDKKTEKKPEERPEIPVKPIFVRKPKGIVVYVDSREMRSGVPKILKELGAEIEVRTLDVADYVVSEDVGIERKSANDFIQSIIDGRLFEQVERLKRAYEKPVIIIEGELYGIRNVHPNAIRGAIASVTIDWGVPILFSSGKEETAQFIYLLAKREQEERKKEVKLRSEKKALTLAERQRLIVEGLPNVSATLARRLLKHFGNVERVFTATEEELKEVEGIGEKKAREIRKVITAPYVEDEDE, from the coding sequence ATGCCGTATCTCCGCAGGGATTTAATCGAGCCACGCGTTTATCAGGAAGTCATCTACGCCCGCTGTAAAGAAAGGAACTGCCTCGTTGTCCTCCCGACAGGGTTAGGAAAGACCCTAATCGCGATGCTCATAGCGGACTACCGGCTCTCAAAGTACGGGGGAAAAGTCCTCTTCTTAGCTCCGACCAAACCGCTGGCGATGCAGCACGCTGAGAGCTTTAGAAGGCTCTTCAACCTGCCGCCAGAGAAAATCAACGTCCTCACCGGTGAGCTCTCCCCTGAGAAGCGCGCCGAGCTGTGGAAAAAGAGCATGGTAATCACGGCGACACCCCAGACGGTTGAGAACGACATCTTGACTGGCAGGATTTCCATTGAGGACGTGGTTCTGCTCGTCGTTGACGAGGCCCACAGGGCGGTGGGGAACTACGCCTACGTCTTCATAGCCAAGGAGTACCTCAAGACGGCAAAGCATCCACTCGTCCTCGGTCTGACTGCATCACCCGGAAGCGACGAGGAGAAAATCCGAGAGATAGTGGAAAACCTTGGCGTGGAGCACATCGAGGTCAGGACTGAGAGCTCCCCGGACGTAAAGCCCTACGTCCAGAAGATATCCTTTGAGTGGGTGAAGGTAGAACTGCCGGAAATATACAAGGAAGTCCGAAAAATCCTGCGCGAGATGCTCAAAGACTCCCTAAAGCCCCTCGCCGATGCGGGCATCGTTAGCTCGGCCTCCTCGGACATCTCAAAGCGGGAAGTCCTGATGGCGGGCTCAAAGATAAACCAGGCGATGGCCAAGGGGGACTACTCAATCGGCTACCTCAAGAAGCACCAGGCCAAGGCCATGAAGCTCCACCACGCCATAGAGCTCCTCGAAACGCAGGGCCTAACGGCGCTTAGGAACTACCTCAAGAAGCTCCGGGGAGACCGCTCGAAGTCCGGTAAGGAGCTCATGGAAGACCCGCGCATGAGGAAGGTGATTTACCTCCTCGTCCAGGCAAAGGAGCTCGGCCTCGACCACCCGAAGATGGAGAAGCTCAAGGAGCTCGTAAGGAAACAGCTTGAGAAAAAGCCCAACTCAAAGATTATCGTTTTCACAAACTACCGCGACACCGGAAAGAAGATAGTCGAAGAACTTAGGGCCCTTGGGATCTCCGCGGAGAGGTTCATAGGGCAGGCGAGCAGGGGAGAAGACAGGGGAATGAGCCAGAGGGAGCAGAAGGAGATACTTGAGGGGTTCTCGCGCGGCGAGTTCAACGTTTTAGTTGCCACGAGCGTCGGGGAAGAGGGTCTGGACGTGCCTGAGGTTGACCTCGTCGTCTTTTATGAACCTGTGCCTTCCGCCATAAGGAGCATACAGAGGAGAGGCAGGACTGGCAGGCACAGGCCGGGTAAAGTCGTAATCCTGATGGCAAAGGGCACGAGGGACGAGGCATACTACTGGAGCTCCCGGCGGAAGGAAAGGGGCATGTTCGACGCTATAAAGCGCATAGCCGGGGAACTCGAAAAGGCCCACAAGAGTGATGATAAAATAAGGGAGACTGCCGGGGAGAGTGCTGAGATGCCCTCAAAAGGGAAGATAACCCCTCTTGATGCGTTCCTGAAGGTTGGCAAGGCGAAGAAAGATGAACACGAAACGGGGCCAGAAGAGACCACCAAAAAGACCTATGAGCAGACCTCTGCCGAAGATAAGAAAACCGAGAAGAAACCGGAAGAAAGGCCTGAAATCCCGGTTAAACCCATCTTCGTCAGGAAGCCGAAGGGCATAGTGGTCTACGTTGACAGCCGCGAGATGAGGAGCGGCGTCCCCAAGATTCTAAAGGAGCTTGGAGCCGAGATTGAGGTCAGGACTTTAGATGTCGCCGATTATGTGGTGAGCGAGGACGTTGGGATAGAGAGGAAGAGCGCCAACGACTTCATCCAGTCAATCATAGACGGCAGGCTCTTTGAACAGGTAGAGAGGCTCAAGAGGGCATACGAGAAGCCCGTAATAATCATCGAGGGCGAGCTCTACGGAATAAGGAACGTACACCCCAACGCCATTCGCGGTGCAATTGCCTCCGTGACCATCGATTGGGGCGTCCCGATACTCTTCTCTTCAGGGAAAGAGGAGACGGCCCAGTTCATCTACCTCCTGGCAAAGCGCGAGCAGGAGGAGAGGAAGAAGGAAGTCAAGCTGAGGAGCGAGAAGAAGGCCCTAACCCTGGCCGAGAGGCAGCGCCTCATAGTCGAGGGCCTGCCGAACGTTTCCGCGACCCTTGCCAGGCGCCTCTTGAAGCACTTCGGCAACGTTGAGCGCGTTTTCACAGCGACCGAGGAGGAGCTGAAAGAAGTCGAGGGGATAGGAGAGAAGAAGGCGAGGGAGATACGGAAGGTCATAACAGCCCCCTACGTTGAGGACGAGGACGAATAG
- the tuf gene encoding translation elongation factor EF-1 subunit alpha: MAKEKPHVNIVFIGHVDHGKSTTIGRLLFDTANIPENIIKKFEEMGEKGKSFKFAWVMDRLKEERERGITIDVAHTKFETPHRYITIIDAPGHRDFVKNMITGASQADAAVLVVAATDGVMPQTKEHAFLARTLGINHIIVAINKMDMVNYDEKKFKQVAEQVKKLLMMLGYKDFPIIPISAWEGDNVVKKSDKMPWYNGPTLIEALDQIPEPPKPTDKPLRIPIQDVYSIKGVGTVPVGRVETGVLKVGDVVIFEPASTIFHKPIQGEVKSIEMHHEPLQEAYPGDNIGFNVRGVGKNDIKRGDVAGHTNNPPTVVRPKDTFKAQIIVLNHPTAITVGYTPVLHAHTTQVAVRFEQLLAKLDPRTGNIVEENPQFIKTGDSAIVLLRPTKAMVIEPVKEIPQLGRFAIRDMGQTVAAGMVISIQKAE; the protein is encoded by the coding sequence ATGGCTAAGGAGAAGCCGCACGTTAATATAGTCTTTATAGGACACGTCGACCACGGAAAGAGCACCACCATCGGAAGGCTGCTCTTTGACACCGCCAACATACCGGAGAACATCATCAAGAAGTTCGAGGAGATGGGTGAGAAGGGTAAGTCCTTCAAGTTCGCTTGGGTCATGGACAGGCTCAAGGAGGAGCGCGAGAGGGGTATCACCATTGACGTTGCCCACACCAAGTTCGAGACCCCGCACAGGTACATCACCATCATCGACGCTCCGGGTCACAGGGACTTCGTTAAGAACATGATCACCGGTGCCAGCCAGGCCGACGCCGCTGTTCTCGTCGTCGCCGCCACCGACGGTGTCATGCCGCAGACCAAGGAGCACGCCTTCCTTGCCAGGACCCTCGGTATCAACCACATCATAGTCGCCATCAACAAGATGGACATGGTCAACTACGACGAGAAGAAGTTCAAGCAGGTCGCTGAGCAGGTCAAGAAGCTCCTCATGATGCTCGGTTACAAGGACTTCCCGATCATCCCGATCAGCGCCTGGGAGGGCGACAACGTCGTCAAGAAGAGCGACAAGATGCCCTGGTACAACGGCCCGACCCTCATCGAGGCCCTTGACCAGATACCGGAGCCGCCGAAGCCGACCGACAAGCCGCTCCGCATTCCGATCCAGGACGTCTACTCCATTAAGGGTGTTGGTACCGTCCCGGTCGGCCGTGTTGAGACCGGTGTCCTCAAGGTCGGTGATGTCGTCATCTTCGAGCCGGCCAGCACCATCTTCCACAAGCCGATCCAGGGTGAGGTCAAGAGCATCGAGATGCACCACGAGCCGCTCCAGGAAGCCTACCCAGGTGACAACATCGGATTCAACGTCCGTGGCGTTGGTAAGAACGACATAAAGCGCGGTGACGTTGCCGGACACACCAACAACCCGCCGACCGTCGTCAGGCCGAAGGACACCTTCAAGGCCCAGATTATCGTCCTCAACCACCCAACAGCTATCACCGTCGGATACACCCCGGTCCTCCACGCCCACACCACTCAGGTCGCTGTCAGGTTCGAGCAGCTCCTCGCCAAGCTCGACCCGAGGACCGGCAACATCGTCGAGGAGAACCCGCAGTTCATCAAGACCGGTGACTCCGCTATCGTCCTCCTCAGGCCGACCAAGGCCATGGTCATCGAGCCGGTCAAGGAGATCCCGCAGCTCGGTAGATTCGCTATCCGTGACATGGGCCAGACCGTCGCTGCCGGTATGGTCATCTCCATCCAGAAGGCCGAGTGA
- the rpsJ gene encoding 30S ribosomal protein S10: MQKARIKLASTNIKALNEVTDQIRQIAERTGVRMSGPIPLPTKRIRITTRKSPDGEGTATFDRFELRVHKRLVDIEADERAMRQIMRIRVPEDVTIEIELIS; the protein is encoded by the coding sequence ATGCAGAAGGCAAGAATTAAGCTTGCGAGTACTAACATCAAGGCCCTCAACGAGGTCACCGACCAGATCAGGCAGATTGCCGAGAGGACCGGCGTCAGGATGAGCGGCCCGATACCGCTCCCGACCAAGAGGATAAGGATCACCACCAGGAAGAGCCCCGATGGAGAAGGAACTGCTACCTTTGACAGGTTCGAGCTCCGCGTTCACAAGAGGCTTGTTGACATCGAGGCCGACGAAAGGGCCATGCGCCAGATCATGCGTATTCGTGTCCCCGAGGACGTCACCATCGAGATTGAGCTGATCTCCTGA
- a CDS encoding DUF835 domain-containing protein: MVAFVTLTVAFLVIYSLKDTILAYVDKKTFRRASLGALIFWAGYLENVLNDVYSTEFTKIFDDVLVAIGMATIMVASFQVRRQIRAVKPKMIMNGHSSIVPGAYVTYVTSPSKLLSLLGGRQILAVTRYPKPYAALGVPYIWISNVPSKNAVRPTDLPLLTHKLVSSVDENTFVILDGLEYLILNNGFDSVMKFLTSLKDYVSLKNAGIIVVVEPKTLTDKQLNLLLREFSMLPS, from the coding sequence ATGGTTGCATTTGTCACTTTAACTGTTGCTTTCTTAGTCATATACTCGCTAAAGGACACCATCTTGGCTTATGTGGATAAAAAGACGTTCAGACGAGCTTCTCTGGGGGCGCTAATTTTCTGGGCTGGCTACCTTGAGAACGTTCTTAATGATGTCTACTCCACGGAGTTTACCAAAATCTTTGATGACGTCTTGGTAGCCATTGGCATGGCCACGATAATGGTTGCTTCATTTCAAGTACGCAGACAGATTAGAGCAGTGAAGCCCAAAATGATTATGAACGGGCATTCCTCTATAGTGCCTGGGGCTTACGTTACCTACGTGACGTCCCCTTCAAAGCTTCTTTCCCTTCTTGGGGGCAGGCAGATTCTTGCCGTCACCAGGTACCCAAAACCATACGCGGCGCTTGGAGTTCCTTATATCTGGATCAGCAACGTTCCCTCCAAAAACGCTGTGAGGCCCACTGACCTTCCCCTCCTTACCCACAAGCTGGTCTCAAGTGTGGACGAGAACACCTTTGTAATCCTCGACGGTCTGGAGTACCTGATTCTAAACAATGGTTTTGACTCCGTGATGAAATTCCTCACGAGCCTCAAGGATTATGTGAGTTTGAAAAACGCTGGGATAATTGTTGTGGTTGAGCCTAAGACCCTCACCGATAAACAGCTGAACCTTCTCCTGAGGGAGTTCAGTATGTTGCCCTCATAG
- a CDS encoding DEAD/DEAH box helicase, with product MSFKELGLSKASIEAVERKGFSEPTDVQREVIPLILEGKSDVIGQSKTGSGKTAAFGLPILDMVDASEKEVQALILTPTRELAIQVSEELRSLRGKRKIDIYAIYGGQPIGPQIRALESAQIVVGTPGRVLDHIRRGTLRLDSLRFFVLDEADRMLDMGFQEDIEAIFRATPREKRVMMFSATMPMDVLLLAKKYMKNPEVVIVSRDELVPGEVEQEFVETVPARRYGILKKILSGEFYGIIFCQTKAETRELAERLRRDGFRAEALNGDMSQPSRERTFGRFKRRKTKILVATDVAARGLDVPEISHVVNYSIPMNAEQYIHRIGRTGRMGKKGKAITFIAPGELRRLKYLAKQAGVDVRKSELSEELPREYREMLRRDNLENEYRHRWGRQAPRQRRRRF from the coding sequence ATGAGTTTTAAGGAGCTTGGCCTATCGAAGGCATCCATTGAGGCCGTTGAGAGGAAGGGTTTCTCGGAACCCACAGACGTTCAGAGGGAGGTTATACCGCTCATCCTCGAAGGAAAAAGCGATGTTATTGGTCAATCAAAGACAGGGAGCGGGAAGACCGCTGCCTTTGGCCTGCCGATTCTCGACATGGTTGACGCGAGTGAGAAGGAAGTCCAGGCGCTTATCCTGACGCCGACCAGGGAGCTGGCGATACAGGTGAGTGAGGAGCTCCGCTCGCTACGCGGAAAGCGGAAGATAGACATCTACGCCATCTACGGAGGTCAGCCTATAGGGCCCCAGATAAGGGCGCTGGAAAGTGCCCAGATAGTTGTTGGGACGCCCGGCAGGGTGCTCGACCACATAAGGCGCGGAACCCTCAGGCTCGACTCACTCCGCTTCTTCGTCCTCGACGAGGCCGACAGAATGCTGGACATGGGTTTCCAGGAGGACATAGAGGCAATTTTCAGGGCAACACCGAGGGAAAAGCGCGTGATGATGTTCTCGGCGACGATGCCGATGGACGTGCTCCTTCTGGCAAAGAAGTACATGAAGAACCCTGAGGTCGTCATCGTGAGCAGGGACGAGCTTGTCCCTGGCGAGGTCGAGCAGGAGTTCGTAGAGACCGTCCCAGCAAGGCGCTATGGGATACTCAAGAAAATCCTGAGTGGGGAATTCTATGGCATAATCTTCTGCCAGACGAAGGCCGAAACACGGGAGCTGGCGGAGAGGCTCAGGAGGGACGGCTTCAGGGCCGAGGCCCTAAACGGGGACATGAGCCAGCCCTCAAGGGAGAGAACCTTTGGACGCTTCAAGCGGAGGAAGACCAAGATACTGGTCGCGACGGACGTTGCCGCGAGGGGCCTTGACGTCCCGGAGATAAGTCATGTTGTCAACTACTCCATCCCAATGAACGCCGAGCAGTACATCCACAGGATCGGCAGAACAGGAAGAATGGGCAAGAAGGGCAAGGCTATAACGTTCATAGCCCCCGGCGAGCTCAGGAGGCTTAAGTACCTGGCAAAGCAGGCGGGCGTTGACGTCAGAAAGTCCGAGCTGAGTGAGGAACTCCCAAGGGAATACCGCGAGATGCTCAGGCGGGACAACCTTGAGAACGAGTACAGGCACAGGTGGGGCAGGCAGGCTCCAAGACAGAGAAGAAGGCGCTTCTGA